AAATCTTTGAAGTTTTCTTTTCTGAGTACATTGCCCCCAAAATCTAATAATTTCTCTTTTCTAGTGCATTGGCCCCTTCCCTCGACCTCAAAATGTTAAAAATTTCACAAGAGTGTTAAAAACATCCATATTAATCCAAGTATAAACTTTGTTGATGTTTCTAAACACAAATTGGTAGTGATTTTTATTGCTAAATTTGAGTATAATTCGAACTTAAAAacatattttacataggaagaAGATGTCCGTTTTGCATAGAtttctatttaatttaattcaTTATTACTGCATTTTACACGCTGTCACAGATTGACCCTTCTAATCTCTTATTCTTAGGGTCTTGGCTTCGGCCCTAAGTCTAAGACCGAGTGAGTGTTTCGGGCAAGGGCAGCGTATAAGGCTTTGCACCCGGTCAAGCATCTTTCTTTGgcgaagattttttttttttttttattatttcgaGCATATTAATGGTAAAGCGAAGCCATCACAAGAAGGTTGAAAAGGCAAACATGTCGCGATTGGGACGGCCTTTTTCACCAGTTTCTGGTTCAGCAGTCTATTCAGTCAAATTTCCGATCGATGGAGCTTTCATTATCTTCATCTACGCTCGGCCCACATGGCTCCTGAGAGCAAGCAGTCGGGTGGGTATGTGGCAATTTTCCAGTCGTGATTGCAGTCTGCAATTAAGTCTTCAGCGTAAATTATTGGCCAAAACAACAGAAAGGAGAAAGAGATAGACACACACACCCCGAAATCCGAATTCTTTTCCCTGCTGAATTCAGGGTTCGAATCCTATACATGTAATTAGGGATGAGAAAGGTGCGAAGAGGAGTGAAaaggcaaaaaataaaaaataaaaagaaaaaaagaggtcCTTGCTGGCTCGTTGTTGTAGTTGTCCTATATTCTGTATTATGTAACCGTATACTTGCaactagaggtggcaaatcaacccacttaactaGATTTACCTATATCtgtccatgaatagatgggtatgagtattttaaatttttgtatatgggtataaatgggttacccaataatacccatttaataaatgggtattattgggtaacccatcaaacccaattaacccatttaaaattctcttccccccaaatctcttcttttcccctaccttttttttttcttcaaatttttcatgttgTGATGAtgttaacattattattattattattattattattattattatttgttggttttatcttattattttattttttcttagtttgttaacttactcattttttagcattaccaatttatgataaattttagcctattttcttatctttataaaatgaaattttaaatttatatatgaaaaaatgttaggggttcaaaatttttggattaagttttatattaatttttatagtacttaattcaaatttttatattcgtattattcaattattaaataataggtaattttgtgacatagagtataaatgaaaaaaattggtaattaagtttattgaatattataagtaaatatttaaaactaatgatgggtacaaagagtggtataaattgataacttagtttgcaaaaatgaatttaaatgagtttgcaaaaagttaaaataaatgagttataaatgggtaattgggttacccaattcattttttgacttatccatttatacccatctaattaaatgggtataaatgagttgactcacttatacccattacccattttacccaacccaaacccgcccaagtcacccattttgacacctctacttGCAACGCAGCAGACACTTCAAGTCAAAAGCAAAATGTAACGTACTGTTCAATAATCCAATttaacatttaaaaaaattgaacatttgaattaattaagtggcatttaaatttctaaacaaaacttattttcaaaattaagtgataaattattcacttatcacttgaacgtgatatgcactcaaatgtattaaatttaatatttaacaattcgaTAACTTAATAGATTTGAACCTCAGATTTtagacttcaattttatcaaatatacccTGAATCGCTATACACAAGTTTGAGCAATTAATAAGTAAGTAAATTTGGCTGAAAAGTTCTCACATCATTTATCATCAGCGCTTCGTTTTAAAACTGATGATTGAGTTCTAGTCTTGTGAAATGTGATCGTAGACGCAGAGGGTTTTAGAAGATCCAGTAATGATGGTGGTAGGCATATGCCTCCGTGAATTGCTATGAATTGATGATGGCCTGGAGACACGGGCTCGAAAGTAGGCTCCGGAATTTAATGTTGCACTTAATATACGGAACAAAATGAGCGATAAATCAGTTGCAATGCTCGCTAACTTGTCCTTGTTTTATCAGTTGGGATTTGAGTTTTCCTTTCATGTTAAGCCAGCAATGTGGGTCTGCTTTCTCCGTACATCTTTTCTGTTGCACCTTAGTTTGGACTCTTTGAATCTGCCACCTGTTATCGGTCGTAGAAGACCTGCATAGTTACTCAGATTATCTCTCATCTTTTCTTCTCtgtcctcccttttttttttttttttgttggggttAAATTTTTCGTTCAGTTGGGTGAATTTCTGATCCTAAATAAGGTTGTTGCCAGCATAATTTGTTCCTAAGCTAATGCCGCAACGATTTAGCTTAGGGATGCTCTGCAAATGTCCAGCTGAAATGTTACATAGAAGACGTGACAGATCTGCTAGAACCGTCCACGACGTGGATGGCTCAACCAAATGAAATAGAGGAGTTAGGAGAGCCAGAATCGGAGCATAGCCGGTATTTTAATTAGAAAGTAGCATACTTGCGTTGCCATGCCAGGTCCCCGGAGCAAAAGTTGACAACAACCTGCCAGTACCATTGAATTCCtttgcaccaaaaaaaaaaaaaaagggtgaatCCCTAGTATTGTTTTGATTGAATCTTTCAAATATGAATGAGAAGTTTATCACCTAATCTTTACTTGTCCATAGTTCACGAActttttcaatgatttccacttgactttttttttcatttgcgTACAATTTTCACTTTTACAATTTTTTCCTATTACCCTCCTCCTCATATCTTTCCTATTTCCATATCGTCACGTTCAGGATTTAAACACTGAACTTGATAATGAAGAAAATTCTAAGAACACTCCTTTGGCCACTGAGGTTATCTCAGTAGTTCAGTGATCAGCGGAGAACTCTCTATGCTGCCTAGTTCAAGTGAGTCTAATAGTTAGAGGTGGGAgttaaaaaaagagagagagagagacaaattTTCACTTGACATTAGGTTCTTCTTTTTTAATGTCTATTTaccttttcattctttttgaaaAGACTTAGAGCAGTTTtagaacttttttctttttgggttttaCTTGAGTACAAATTATGAAAGACAGGATGATATTGTTTGTCAACTTTGTACGCTAAATTTCCGTCGTTGGGGACGACAATGGAACCGGAAAGATTCACTCTCCTTGGACTTTACCTCACCCAGCAAAACTAGAGAGGTATTCTCTGTACTCTGTAGTAGTCTGTAGCGTCAATCTAGTCATCCTCCAAATTTTACTCAAATATCATCGAATCGACTGACATCAAAAGAGGGTCACATTATTAATTACGCTCAAAGTTGCTGCTGCTTAAATGTCACACATTGAACTCAGAAAGTACTATTAACTCCACGGCTTTGGGCAATAACTAGTGAAGGACAGACAGAAAGGAAATAATAAGAGAGAGACACACAACCGGACTTCCAAcacaaagaaaagagagagagtctTCCTCTCTCCACTCTCCCCTTCTCATCATCTTCTTTTTCCCATAATTCATTCCGTCGCCACTTGTATTTGCTCCATACGATGTCAAGATTTTCTTCATCAGTTAGCCCTGTCAAGATTATTTCTCTCCTCCTGTGGTTCATCTCTACTGCTCCGACCGCTATCAGTGCAACTACCAAAATCAACCACCTACAATTCAAGTTCAGAGAAGCACCACAGTTCTACAACTCTCATGCTTGCCATCACCTAAGCTACACCGCCTGCTCAGATAATGCAGTGCACGTAGCCATGACCCTGGATGTAGCCTACCTCAGGGGATCAATGGCTGTGATTCTCTCGGTTCTTCAGCACACTTCTTGCCCGGAAAACGTAATCTTCCATTTCGTTGCTTCCGCTTCCGCAGATATTAGCCACCTGAACCTCACTATAGCCGAGTCATTTCCGTATCTTAGCTTCACAATCTATCCCTTCGATGATTCGGCCGTGGCAGGATTAATATCAACCTCAATCCGGGCTGCTTTGGATTGCCCTTTAAACTATGCGCGTAACTACCTGGCCGATCTCCTTCCTTCGTGCGTTGGAAGAGTGGTTTATCTGGATTCTGATTTAGTCCTGGTCGATGACATTGCAAAACTAGTTGCCACTCCGTTAGGTGATCGAGCAGTTTTAGCTGCACCTGAGTATTGCAATGCCAACTTCACCTCCTACTTTACGCCTACGTTTTGGTCCAACCCTTCACTTTCTTTAACGTTTGCCAATCGTAAACCTTGCTACTTCAACACGGGAGTGATGGTGATTGATGTGGAGAGATGGAGAGCTGGAGATTACACCACAAAGATAATAGAGTGGATGGAGCTCCAGAAGAGAATGAGAATATATGAATTAGGTTCTTTGCCTCCTTTTTTGCTTGTTTTCGCCGGAAACATAGCCCCCGTGGATCATAGATGGAACCAACATGGTCTTGGAGGAGATAATTTTAGGGGCCTATGCCGGGATTTACATCCTGGCCCGGTTAGCCTACTGCATTGGAGCGGAAAGGGGAAGCCATGGGCTCGACTGGATGCCAACCGGCCATGTCCTCTTGATGCCCTTTGGGCACCTTATGATCTCTTGCAAAcgccatttcttcttgaatcttgaGGTAATCGATGATTGCATattccttcttcctttttttcttgttttctgccCATTATTTTCAGATCAAGAAATGGATCACTAGTAAATTCATTTGGTCGCGTAATTTATATTGTGTTTCCTAATTATTACAGAGGTGTTACTAGCACGTAGATAGATTGAATCACAAGAGAAGGCAGAGATCCGTGGCTAGAGATCCTCCTCCTTTGTGAGTGAATTTTCCtacacaaatatatatatatatatatatagtatttcAGTTCCGTCAGCTTACTGATGATGGTGATGATGATGGCTGTTTGTATATTATACATATAGTACTAGATTTCTTGAGTTTTTGGCTGTGTATACGTGTGCCGCCTGAGAGGCTGAGAACAGGTTTTGAGTACAGCGGAACAAACTTTAACCAAAGTACAGACTTAGTCATCCAGAGGATCTCCTTTTGCGGCAGTTAATTACCTTGCTCGAAGTTTGTTGTCCAGAACTTGAATGTGCTATTGCCTATTGCGTTtgctgccaaaaaaaaaattccaccgAGATTAACATCCACCACTTCCGATTCCCTCGTAGTATTGTAAATTTTAAGTGGTTCGCTTtgtaaataaatattaaacttaaTAAGAAAGTCAAATAGAATATTTTAAGAGCATACGACACATGGTGGCCGACTAATATCCTACCgcctcactttttttttttttttttgtcaacacaggggtgtccgggcCTACTAATATCCTACCGCCTCACTTGAGTCCTATAAATTAAAAAGACCGTCCTTTTGATCATGTGCAACAAGAAACTCATCTGAATCCTTGCATCCTTTAATTAGCCAtacttcatttgcatttttgCTTCTTTCAAAGTCGATGCGATCATCTCGGTACCTCTTTGAAGATCAACACCAATGATATAAGTCAAACTAGAAGAATTAAGTTCAAATGAGGCATTAGTTGGACGAGAAAATTTTTGCTTGAGCATATGAAGATGGAAAGTGTGGCACGATCCCGTAAGCATACATACATGTTATGCTTTTTGTATGATCCAGGGGCGACTTTGATTTCTCTAGCTATTATGAACACTAACCACGGGATAACTAGTGGCTGATAAATGACATGATCCGATTCCGGATAGGGATAGCTACCCTCCTCATCTTGTTGAATTActtgattttatttcatttgaggccttccccccccccccccccccccccctctccccTCCCCTCTTTGTTTGAGGCTTGTCGAGGCAGAATAACGCCAAATATagttaatcctttttttttttcttttggtaacaaactttttttttggattgaatTCAATTTCGATCACCACCAAGATTTAGGTCATGTTTCCAGAATATCACCCACTAATACTAGTCTCTTATTCACAACGGAATTCAAACACACGATcacctataaaaaaaaaaaaagtgattcgAAATTAGTTGACCTATGGCTTGCCCAAATCGCTCTCATGACACTTGGCTACGTAAATTTTTCAAGGTTCTCGCCGATTGTACAACTATTACAACCAACTTTAGATATTTTTCTTCGATTAGAGAGAATATTCTTTTAATAGCTGAATGGTACCAACGAATAATGCTCATAGAtttgattaactgcgtaattTGACTTGAGAAGCAAGAAAGAGACCCCCTTCCAATAGCCGGACGATAAGAATTAAGTGGGAAACTTGTAAGAAGACTTGAGAGTGTCGGTGCCATCCTTCTTGGGGCTAGGGGGGGAGACCGGCAAAtgcttttgtttgaaatatttgacGACTTCGATCTGAGAAGCACATGGGAGAACAATGAAAAGCGAGGCCTTCATCACCATGCAGCCGTCTGATTGGATTCGTAATGAGGTAAAGATTGCAGTTGATGTTCAAAGTGGGTCCTAAACTAAAGCACCCTTTGGACAAGGACGACCAATGTCAATTACtgataaatttttcttttttgtttgtggGGTTATAAGTGGTAATGTCCCAATCAGACTTCCTTAAAGATACGTTTACAACCCATGTAATTCTACTGGAAATGAGTGCTaggccattttcttttttctttcctttttgaatCAAAAGGGTTAGTGGTATTACGTTCCTTTCAAGCGAGCATGTTAAATTGACTGCTGACTGCTGAGCAATGCTCCTACTCCTACTAGATGATATACTATTTACTAATCTGGGCTGGTTGTAAGTATTCATTGTCGGGGCCAATTATGAAATTTGCAGAATGCCCAACCCAGTCTTCAAATTCGGAGTGTACTTATAATTGCGCATAACATGTCGTGTAACTCGCAAGTCGCAGATCCTCCACTCAGAGCAAGAACTCAATGAAGTTTTGGTTCAACCCATTGGAGGGCATAATTCATGTAGCTGAATAATATGGACTCATTTGAGGTTTTTGATTAATCAACTTTCTAAGCCTTAAATCTCTCAGATTTTAATTGCTAAACACCTCAAAATTTGTAATTAACACCTTTAATCACTAAGATGTAACAGCTCATGATACTTTTTTTCTCCATATTTATTACGCTTGAAATTAATACtaccttttttttatattaaaaaaaaagtaaatatcTGCTGCATCCAATCCAAATGACTTCTTTTCAGGTATTCCAATGTGAGGTTTCAACTTTctgatattttaattattaaatGCCTCAATTTTTGTAGGGGTATTACAAAGTCCAATTTAAAGACCAACATCGTTTAAGATCCAAATCACCAGTTGTTTTAATGATTCAGAAAAAACGCTCCTTGTAGTTGTAGGTAAGACATTGAGAAAGATCAGGGACGTGAATGGGTATCGGATACGACAGAAGCCTTTTCAGGACGAAATATGAAATGGACAGGTATTGCATGGGCCTATGCAGTGAGCAGACAATCTTGAGACCCACCCAAATCAATTTTGCCAAATAGAATCTGTTTGATTGATGTCAGATGATCAAGGGAAGAAAGTGGGTCGAGCTTTTGCAGGATCAAACCTCCACAAGGGACAAAATGAGGGGATAAAAGAATCGGTTCAACAATCTAAAGAATCAATCCTCCAaaatgggggaaaaaaaatgaaggatttttttttccccctttttgagGACTCGAAATCCCCAATAGTTCCTCCAAAACAAGAGTCAGCTCTCAACATTAAAAGAACCGCGCACTAACCGGAGAACGCAATTCTGTCATCTCTGGCTCGTTAAAGCTTCAAACTGGATCAAGATTTGTAGTCATGATCTCTGTCGTCTCTGTTGCGCAAATATTTGTAGTATACGTACTGTAATATTATCTGTGGTTACGTCCATTAAGGCGAAGCATCCAAATGATTGATACTAGGGAAAGAGGACTAGaagtaaaaaggattttttaaaaaaaaaaaaagaaaaagaaaaaagaaaagggggtcGGAAATGCAAAAATATTTGAGATAAGGATACAAATAAGTCCAGCAACACACAGGCGACGGCATCTAGCAACCACGGCATGTTGGCCTTAATTTTGTCCCACTCCGTGTTTCTCACCAGAATACTGCATCCATTAATTAGTAAGCAAATCCGACCAATGATTAAAAGTCCTTGTGTTTATTATTATCAGTAGTATTTTTCGTTTGTAAACGGTGCAGATTTGCTCATTAACAATTATTTACACACTTTACTGGCGGCATATGCATACCTGCCCACATAAGCGGCATTTGCAATCAGCGCAAAGATAAACATCAAAGGATTTAGGCCCTGTAAAGTTTGAAAAGAAGACACCCTAATGAGTGGTCCATGATTGAGGGAAGCTATTGGAAAAAAGTGTAAAGACTTGAAAATGGGAGTCAGAAAAGGTTTTTAGTGCCATACCTCCACGCTTCCTCTTTTGATCTGATAAAGCagaacaaaggaagaaaaaaaaaaaaccaataatCAGAAGAAAACCGTCATGGAATGGAAGGCGCGAGAACTCATTTTAAACCTGATAGTAATCATCTGGGCAGCAGAGAAGAACTTACGTTTAACCATATTTGAGGAAGCCGACCGCCCATGTATATGGCAGCCATCATCCATCCCAACCATTGCCCAACTGCATTACTTCCCATTCCGTGCTCCTGTTGTTGCCATACATAAGTTTATCAACTCTTCTTATCACGAAACGAAACAACTCCAAGCAAGGAGGAGGAGTTGAAATTTCAGCTAAGAAAAAATCATGGAGTGTACTTGTAATAGTTTCCTCCCACTGAATCCAATGGATGCTTGCATCATAGCCTTGGTTTGTGGAGGCATGCTCATCGACGTCGCTACAAAAGCACCATAACCAGCCTGCGAATAAGTCATGTTTTGCAGTCAAACAAATTTGGCGTTATAGGATGTCATTCCGCACTAACAATGAATGAAGAGAGCATTCCACAAAGAGTGCGTGCTTACGGATCGGGGGAGGATGGGTCTGCTCGTAGTGGGAGAAGCCTCATCCTCTGACGAAGAGCCATCCTCCAGGCCGATAGCTGAAGGACCACTTCTCACTGGCCATATCGACGAACGAATGGGAGGAGTGGCGCTGCCGGCCAAAGATCTGGCTGACCTGCAGAACCTCCGTCGAATACGTATAAGTGCACAATTGCatctaccatttttttttttaaaatatatataaaaaatattatatagaGTTAATTTGTTTTCATCACAGAAGCTAAGCTAGCTATCAATTACTACTGCTGGGTATCATGCAAACCTTATCAAAaggataaagaaataaataaatcaaacgCATTCAGAAGAAGACAAATACGCACGTGTAGTAGTAATCTCTACGCTGAGGAGTTTTGGTAGCGGCGGTAGGTATCGGAATTCCTGAATCGGTCGACCTCTGTCTCTGCTTATGCGGCCTCAGAGGCTTTTTCAAGTCTTCATGACTCTGATACACCACCATGAGAAATACTAAGCATTAATGCAGTAAATCATATATCACGGTGTagtattggaaaaaaaaaaaaaaagaagaaagaagaagaagcaagtGTAATTATGCAGCACAAGCTGGTGCAGTAGCTCAGAAGTACTGTTCcattaggagagaaaaaaaaccAACTGGATATAAGGTACCTCTTGTCTAGAGGTACTGTTCCTTCGAGATTTCCACCACCCGTATATGTGATCATAGTACAAGCTCTGCAATACTAATAGCACAGTAGTCGTCGAATACAGCTGCCCCCAGCAATTTTGacgaccaaaaaaaaagagtatctAATCAGTTCAACTTCAAGATGGTTGTGAGTTGTGACGGCACACACATATAATAACCAATCTGTACATTTAACACTTACCAGAGCCGTGTAAAATTGTGTTGGCAACTGCGCCATCAAGAAAATGAACGGTCAGTGAGGGAGAGAGACAACAGGTACGATTTTCAACAAATGCTGATCTTTGCTGTATAAGAACCGCACcccagttttctttcttctcggtctttgtttttatattttttttatcattataaaaaattatactACATGGAGTGATAATAAATAGTCCTAAAAGCAAGGGCAAACAGGAGCCTTACCGTTGCAGGTTCGAGAAGGCATCCGAATAGATTAAATATGTCACTgcatcaagaaaaaaataacagAATGGTTATACAGGCATCGATTTTAACGATTCAGATCGCCGTCTTTTAAGTGAAAATCTCCACCAATACGTGAAGAAGCTCGATCGTGTCTGATTCAAAACGGAAGACAATAATACATACCCGGCAACCCATGTGAAAAGAAACAAGGGAGAAATGCCATGGCTGGACTTGGTGCGGAAGTTGGTGACGATTTGAGGGATTTCGGCCACTCCCCAACAGACGAGGCTAACAAGACCCAAAGCGAAAGACAAATCATCTCTGAAGTTGCATAGGCAATCCTTGAAGTACCTGTTAACCCATCCAACGCATGGTTTTTGCTCTTTTACACAGTAAGAGATTGATTTCTGCACTAAACCCTTCATGCTTTTCTCCTATATCTCGTTAGTGTTTGTTGTCGAGTGATATGATGAGAACGGCATGGCATGTAGCAGCAGGCAGGACTAAATAAGGACTCCCATCTCGTTCACCTTAAATCGCAGGGCAAATGCTGCTGAGACATCAGTATCTCTGTTTTGACCCTTCTACCCTTCTGGCCCCTCcaaactcctcctccctcttttTAACCTAATAATAACTATGCATGGCATCATATCAAATATACCTTTTTATTTTGCGTCAGTTAGTCCGTCAAATTCCAAAAGTGATTTATTATTCCAAAAGTGAGGATACGTTGGAGAAGAATATGAATGTTGAATCAGTCATCGAAGATCTTGTAGTCTctctttttttggaaaattcaaGAATTGGAAAGCCATAAAGTGCGAATGATTCTTTCAATTTACATATTCATATTTCAACATACGAGAATCATCTCATTAACTTCAGCTTTAGATGTTCAAGAGTTTTAGAAATTCATCAGCCTACGATCAGCATCTTCAAACAGCAGGGAAGAGCacaaaaatacaaggaaaaaagaagggGGGAAAAAATCGCCTACTTTTTTAGTTGAGGAATTGGCGCCTCCAAGTTCGAATCAACCGGGAAGAATCAAGCCAAAAACCCACTACTATCTCCTTGGTGGGGCGTGTCTATATATCTCGTAGGGACCACGAGCAGGAGCCGCTCGTAACGTTTTTGTGCATTTTACACACCGCGTAATTTTATTTGTACACGACGTAATTTTATTTATATAACGTGTAattttaaaacaaatttttgtaaATCTCACACACGTTATTAAAAATGAGATATAAAAAGTGATTTGGACTATACAATTTTTTTGATCAAATCTTGACCGTGAACGGTTCAAGAGCGATGTATCTGATAACCGCTCCCGGCCCCTCGTCCATCTCTTAGATTTGATAGATCATGTGGCTGTACTATTTTTTGGACTAAATGTATGTTTTCTTACGCAGAATGTTTGCCCTATCACTGCTAATTACCGGGTCCTGCTCCTGACATTCCCATCCATTAAACATAACGAAGAAACAAAACTGGAGAAAGCATCATTTGACAGAGTTGAGTATGTAGTATGGACAGAAACAGCTAAACAAGACAGGCCACGTTCAAGAATATTAGGCAAATCAATAGAGGGGGAAAACATCCTGGGTTATGCATCAAGTTGTTGGAATTTGACCCGGACAGTCATCCGCATTCAATCCCAGGGGGAGCTTACTACATTTGCACAATCCTCGTACAATATTCTAGTCCCATCGAGCATGTCcctagtgttttttttttttttttttttggatagaaaTGAGTTTTCATTAACAGCGAGGAAAAGAATAGAAAGGTtctacttttcaaaaaaaaaaaaaaaaagaatagaaaggTTCTAGAGGACACTTTCCACTTCTCTTCTTGTTGTCACGGACTCACAGTTTTATAGACGGCTACGTGCTATACATTTGTCGTTTCTAAGCAGCGACGGTGCGCTGCAAGCTGGAGGAGAATGCGGTACACGTGTACTCATTTGTAAACACTTGTCAGCAAAACAAAGGAAGATTATCCTGAGAACTCAGAAGCCGTCGAAACTCGTCCATGTTCTCCATTCCCGTGCTTTTAGTTTTAGTCGGGCACGCCATTGGCCATCATTCCATTCAGTGGTTCTCGAAGCTGCCCGCCGCACCTCTTTTCCAGCGCTTTCTATTGTCGCTTTTTGCAGCTTCCTACCTGCCTCTCAACGCCAGTTGGTTCTATTACCACAAACCAATGCCCTGCACAAGTTGGATTTTCAAACATGTTTTAATGTTTATGCCATTTCAGGTTACCCTTCTCACTTCTCGCCCATCATATCGGCCTCCCCA
The genomic region above belongs to Coffea arabica cultivar ET-39 chromosome 7c, Coffea Arabica ET-39 HiFi, whole genome shotgun sequence and contains:
- the LOC113700153 gene encoding vacuolar lysine transporter YPQ1 isoform X2; amino-acid sequence: MKGLVQKSISYCVKEQKPCVGWVNRYFKDCLCNFRDDLSFALGLVSLVCWGVAEIPQIVTNFRTKSSHGISPLFLFTWVAGDIFNLFGCLLEPATLPTQFYTALLYSTTTVLLVLQSLYYDHIYGWWKSRRNSTSRQESHEDLKKPLRPHKQRQRSTDSGIPIPTAATKTPQRRDYYYTSARSLAGSATPPIRSSIWPVRSGPSAIGLEDGSSSEDEASPTTSRPILPRSAGYGAFVATSMSMPPQTKAMMQASIGFSGRKLLQEHGMGSNAVGQWLGWMMAAIYMGGRLPQIWLNIKRGSVEGLNPLMFIFALIANAAYVGSILVRNTEWDKIKANMPWLLDAVACVLLDLFIILQYVYYKYLRNRDDRDHDYKS
- the LOC113700153 gene encoding vacuolar lysine transporter YPQ1 isoform X1, giving the protein MKGLVQKSISYCVKEQKPCVGWVNRYFKDCLCNFRDDLSFALGLVSLVCWGVAEIPQIVTNFRTKSSHGISPLFLFTWVAGDIFNLFGCLLEPATLPTQFYTALLYSTTTVLLVLQSLYYDHIYGWWKSRRNSTSRQESHEDLKKPLRPHKQRQRSTDSGIPIPTAATKTPQRRDYYYTSARSLAGSATPPIRSSIWPVRSGPSAIGLEDGSSSEDEASPTTSRPILPRSAGYGAFVATSMSMPPQTKAMMQASIGFSGRKLLQEHGMGSNAVGQWLGWMMAAIYMGGRLPQIWLNIKRGSVEGLNPLMFIFALIANAAYVGSILVRNTEWDKIKANMPWLLDAVACVLLDLFVSLSQIFLHFRPPFLFSFSFFFFKKSFLLLVLFP
- the LOC113698453 gene encoding probable galacturonosyltransferase-like 1; amino-acid sequence: MSRFSSSVSPVKIISLLLWFISTAPTAISATTKINHLQFKFREAPQFYNSHACHHLSYTACSDNAVHVAMTLDVAYLRGSMAVILSVLQHTSCPENVIFHFVASASADISHLNLTIAESFPYLSFTIYPFDDSAVAGLISTSIRAALDCPLNYARNYLADLLPSCVGRVVYLDSDLVLVDDIAKLVATPLGDRAVLAAPEYCNANFTSYFTPTFWSNPSLSLTFANRKPCYFNTGVMVIDVERWRAGDYTTKIIEWMELQKRMRIYELGSLPPFLLVFAGNIAPVDHRWNQHGLGGDNFRGLCRDLHPGPVSLLHWSGKGKPWARLDANRPCPLDALWAPYDLLQTPFLLES